A DNA window from Moorella thermoacetica contains the following coding sequences:
- a CDS encoding methylated-DNA--[protein]-cysteine S-methyltransferase has translation MTRLHLTINHYNSPVGILTIVTSPAGLCRLAFAAEPAAVTSTYLTKVFPGVAITTGEQDSLARETMVQLDEYFAGRRRTFNLPLDLHGTPFQRSVWAALLEIPYGTTCSYSDLARAIGRPRATRATGQAIGSNPVGIIIPCHRVIGKNGRLVGFGGGLAVKEWLLGFEHRVNQTSGGK, from the coding sequence GTGACAAGATTGCATCTTACCATCAACCATTATAATTCCCCTGTCGGCATCCTGACAATCGTAACCAGCCCTGCCGGCCTCTGCCGGCTGGCCTTTGCAGCTGAGCCTGCCGCGGTTACCTCTACTTACCTGACAAAAGTATTCCCCGGCGTTGCTATTACTACCGGTGAGCAGGACAGTCTGGCCCGGGAAACCATGGTCCAGCTGGATGAATATTTCGCCGGCCGCCGCCGGACCTTCAACCTGCCCCTGGATCTTCACGGCACCCCCTTCCAGCGCTCTGTCTGGGCGGCCCTGCTGGAAATCCCCTATGGTACCACTTGTAGCTACAGCGACCTGGCCCGGGCTATCGGCCGTCCCCGGGCTACCAGGGCTACTGGACAGGCTATCGGCAGCAATCCGGTGGGGATTATAATCCCCTGCCACCGGGTAATCGGTAAAAACGGCCGCCTGGTTGGTTTCGGCGGCGGCCTGGCAGTCAAGGAGTGGCTGCTGGGGTTTGAACATAGGGTTAACCAAACATCAGGTGGCAAATAA
- a CDS encoding spore maturation protein — MTEAVLAVSRWAIPLVIFLIPAYGYLRGVAVYEAFVAGAEDGFKVAIKIIPFLVGMLVAISIFRASGAMDLFARALNPVLHLVGIPGEVLPLAVMRPLSGGGALGVAAELIGNYGPDSFIGRLASVMQGTTDTTFYVLTVYFGSVGVRRYRYALALGLIADISSLIAAVFICHLMFG, encoded by the coding sequence GTGACGGAAGCTGTTCTTGCCGTCTCCCGCTGGGCCATTCCCCTGGTAATTTTTTTAATCCCGGCCTACGGCTACCTGCGGGGAGTCGCTGTTTATGAAGCCTTTGTTGCCGGGGCGGAAGACGGTTTCAAGGTGGCCATCAAAATTATCCCCTTTCTGGTAGGGATGCTGGTGGCCATTAGCATTTTCCGGGCTTCCGGGGCCATGGACCTCTTTGCCCGGGCCCTGAACCCGGTCTTGCATCTGGTGGGCATTCCCGGGGAAGTGTTACCCCTGGCAGTTATGCGGCCCCTGTCCGGCGGCGGTGCCTTGGGTGTAGCGGCCGAGCTGATCGGCAACTATGGACCAGATTCCTTCATCGGCCGCCTGGCTTCGGTCATGCAGGGGACCACAGACACAACCTTCTATGTTTTGACAGTTTACTTCGGCTCTGTGGGGGTGAGGCGCTACCGCTACGCCCTGGCCCTGGGGCTGATTGCCGATATTTCCAGCTTAATAGCGGCCGTGTTTATTTGCCACCTGATGTTTGGTTAA
- a CDS encoding nucleoside recognition domain-containing protein, with the protein MVNLIWLLMLLAGIVVAALNGHIEIVTDASLEAAQTAVTLAFELIGLMAMWLGLLKIAEEAGLVALLSRLLRPCTRYLFPEIPRDHPAIGSIIMNMSANILGLGNAATPFGLKAMQELQTLNPRPEEATPAMCTFLGLNTGCITLIPATIIGIRAAADSTEPTIIVGPTILATGFSMVMAVVFDRVFRRFYGDNRR; encoded by the coding sequence GTGGTCAATCTCATCTGGTTGTTAATGCTCCTGGCAGGTATAGTAGTAGCTGCTTTAAATGGGCATATCGAGATAGTTACCGATGCCTCCCTGGAAGCAGCCCAGACGGCGGTAACCCTGGCCTTCGAGCTTATCGGCCTCATGGCCATGTGGCTGGGGCTTTTAAAGATTGCCGAAGAGGCTGGCCTTGTAGCCCTCCTGTCCCGCCTCCTGCGTCCCTGTACCCGTTACCTCTTCCCGGAGATCCCCAGGGATCACCCGGCTATCGGTTCCATCATCATGAATATGAGCGCCAATATCCTGGGCCTGGGCAACGCCGCTACCCCCTTCGGCCTTAAGGCCATGCAAGAACTCCAAACCCTGAACCCTCGCCCGGAGGAAGCAACCCCGGCCATGTGCACCTTCCTGGGGCTAAACACCGGCTGCATAACCCTTATCCCGGCGACCATCATCGGCATCCGGGCGGCTGCCGACAGCACCGAACCGACAATAATCGTCGGTCCCACCATCCTGGCCACGGGGTTCAGTATGGTCATGGCCGTGGTTTTTGACCGTGTTTTCCGCCGCTTCTATGGCGATAACCGGAGGTGA
- a CDS encoding D-alanyl-D-alanine carboxypeptidase family protein, with protein sequence MFKKYGPRFLAAGIFLFIFLSFIKPGRAAAPDIQAESYVLMDFRTGQVLMAKNPHERRPQASTTKITTAILALERGNLNDQVIASKNAAETPESSIYLQEGETLTLEELLYALLLRSANDAAVAIAEHIGGSVENFARMMNAKVQEIGARDTHYVNPHGLTAPDHYSSAYDLALIGRYAMMNPKFREIVATRQRIIPWAGKPWPRLLINENRLLWGYYAYPGADGVKNGYTTPVGQVLVASATRDNWRLIAVVMKSPNMYRETSAILDYGFNNFHQVKLMPAGQQVALAGVRGGIAANIPAVTADDVLVVEPKNETWTWQQRVELNPDLNAPVKKGDRIGRIIFTSHDQEVSVDLIAAGDVAPRPWWMGFLEAFLTVFNLPWLRF encoded by the coding sequence TTGTTCAAGAAGTATGGCCCCCGGTTCCTTGCTGCCGGGATCTTTTTATTTATTTTCCTTAGCTTTATTAAACCAGGCCGGGCTGCTGCCCCGGACATTCAGGCCGAGAGTTATGTATTAATGGATTTTCGGACGGGCCAGGTCCTTATGGCCAAGAATCCCCATGAGCGGAGGCCCCAGGCCAGTACCACCAAGATTACCACGGCCATTTTAGCCCTGGAGCGCGGCAACTTGAACGACCAGGTTATTGCCAGTAAAAATGCCGCCGAGACGCCGGAGAGTTCTATTTATCTCCAGGAAGGGGAGACCCTGACCCTGGAGGAGCTTCTCTACGCCCTGCTACTGCGCTCGGCCAATGATGCCGCCGTGGCCATTGCTGAGCATATCGGTGGCAGTGTTGAAAACTTTGCCCGCATGATGAATGCGAAGGTCCAGGAGATTGGGGCCCGGGATACCCACTATGTTAACCCCCACGGTCTGACAGCTCCGGACCACTACTCCTCGGCTTACGATCTGGCCCTTATTGGCCGTTACGCCATGATGAATCCTAAATTTCGGGAGATTGTCGCTACCCGCCAGCGGATTATCCCCTGGGCCGGCAAACCCTGGCCGCGATTGCTGATCAATGAAAATCGCCTGCTATGGGGCTATTATGCTTACCCCGGTGCCGATGGGGTAAAGAACGGCTATACTACCCCGGTCGGGCAGGTCCTGGTGGCCTCGGCCACCAGGGATAACTGGCGGCTCATCGCCGTGGTCATGAAGTCCCCCAATATGTACCGGGAAACCAGTGCCATCCTCGATTACGGGTTTAATAACTTTCACCAGGTGAAGTTAATGCCTGCCGGCCAGCAGGTAGCCCTGGCCGGTGTCCGCGGCGGCATAGCAGCAAATATACCTGCCGTCACGGCCGATGACGTCCTGGTGGTCGAGCCAAAGAATGAGACCTGGACCTGGCAGCAGCGGGTGGAACTTAATCCCGACCTCAATGCGCCGGTCAAGAAGGGGGATAGGATCGGGCGGATAATCTTCACTTCCCACGACCAGGAAGTAAGTGTGGACCTGATAGCTGCCGGTGACGTAGCCCCCCGGCCCTGGTGGATGGGCTTCCTGGAAGCCTTCCTAACAGTCTTCAACCTGCCCTGGTTGCGGTTCTAG
- the ytfJ gene encoding GerW family sporulation protein, whose protein sequence is MPEHPIEALMKTAMESIKDMVDVNTVVGDPIETQDGQVIVPVSRVTAGFAAGGSEYESSTADGGGGGKESLPFGGGSGAGVSVQPVGFLVVGKEQVRLLPVDGNAVVDRLIDVAPQVMEKIQELLGKGKSAKGNGKVNGSSTPTTVRTKMVLRPQDAEE, encoded by the coding sequence ATGCCCGAACATCCCATCGAAGCCTTGATGAAAACAGCCATGGAAAGCATCAAAGATATGGTCGATGTGAATACGGTAGTGGGGGACCCCATTGAAACCCAGGACGGCCAGGTCATTGTTCCTGTGTCCCGGGTAACGGCCGGTTTTGCGGCCGGTGGGTCGGAGTATGAATCAAGTACCGCCGACGGCGGCGGGGGAGGTAAGGAAAGCCTGCCCTTCGGCGGGGGCAGTGGCGCCGGGGTTTCTGTCCAGCCGGTGGGTTTTTTGGTCGTAGGTAAAGAACAGGTGCGCTTGCTGCCTGTTGACGGTAACGCCGTCGTCGACCGCCTGATCGATGTCGCCCCCCAGGTGATGGAAAAGATCCAGGAACTCCTGGGTAAGGGGAAAAGTGCAAAGGGTAACGGTAAAGTTAACGGCAGCAGCACTCCGACCACGGTCCGGACTAAAATGGTTCTCCGACCCCAGGATGCGGAAGAATAA
- a CDS encoding DUF2953 domain-containing protein: MLWSWLAGLLVGMVVLLLVPVRLEVAYRYANQEERLWLEVKLSGDWGLWEVEIPSIQAWLARWPPLHLKTLLQAGGTGTIGAGEVEVEHPGDEARTRGGVIGFIVKGRLAYWLGLLRRFGYIWRRFFGQVTCQRLRVFLTLGMEEPATTALAYGGAWALLALLYQNLQRRARLDFQQPELLVRPRFNAPGLLFDFNCIFTFRLGHIISAGLRSLRLLLGIIWQARGASKNARTSHRSLDENSHGKHQRYGRCEYGSGGPH, encoded by the coding sequence ATGCTTTGGTCCTGGCTGGCAGGTTTACTGGTGGGTATGGTTGTTTTACTCCTGGTCCCGGTACGCCTGGAGGTGGCTTATCGCTATGCTAATCAGGAGGAGCGCCTTTGGCTGGAGGTCAAGCTTTCAGGGGACTGGGGCCTGTGGGAAGTAGAAATTCCCTCTATCCAGGCCTGGCTGGCGCGATGGCCCCCCCTGCACCTGAAAACCCTGCTCCAGGCCGGCGGTACCGGAACTATAGGTGCAGGGGAGGTTGAGGTTGAGCATCCGGGGGATGAAGCCCGGACCCGCGGTGGGGTAATTGGTTTTATCGTCAAGGGGCGCTTGGCCTATTGGCTGGGTTTATTAAGAAGATTTGGTTACATCTGGCGTCGTTTTTTCGGGCAGGTGACCTGCCAGCGGCTGCGGGTATTCTTAACCCTGGGGATGGAGGAACCGGCCACGACTGCCCTGGCCTACGGTGGTGCTTGGGCTCTGCTGGCTTTACTGTACCAGAATTTACAGCGCCGGGCGCGCCTGGATTTTCAACAACCGGAGCTGCTGGTAAGGCCGCGTTTTAACGCACCGGGCCTGCTATTTGATTTTAACTGCATATTTACCTTTCGGCTGGGACATATTATAAGCGCTGGTTTACGGTCTTTAAGATTACTCCTGGGTATAATCTGGCAGGCGAGGGGAGCAAGCAAAAATGCCCGAACATCCCATCGAAGCCTTGATGAAAACAGCCATGGAAAGCATCAAAGATATGGTCGATGTGAATACGGTAGTGGGGGACCCCATTGA
- the scpB gene encoding SMC-Scp complex subunit ScpB, translating into MPLFFSDNLRAALECLLFVAGGPVSVDSLAACLGVKPGDVDELAAELQELYAREERGLQIRAVAGGYQMCTRPEFASYCEALLRPELPALSRAALETLAIIAYRQPVTRTEMEYIRGVKVDGVLNTLISRGLVQEVGRKEAPGRPILYGTTPKFLEFFGLKDLKELPPLEDVAASQENSREAGGRGSIPGHPGEE; encoded by the coding sequence TTGCCTTTATTTTTCAGTGATAACCTGAGAGCTGCCCTGGAATGTTTGCTCTTTGTCGCCGGCGGTCCGGTGTCGGTAGACTCCCTGGCGGCCTGCCTGGGCGTTAAACCCGGAGATGTCGATGAGCTGGCGGCTGAATTACAGGAACTCTACGCCCGGGAAGAACGGGGCCTGCAGATCCGGGCCGTAGCCGGTGGCTATCAGATGTGCACCCGGCCCGAGTTCGCCAGCTATTGTGAGGCCCTTTTGCGCCCGGAACTGCCGGCCTTATCCCGGGCCGCCCTGGAGACCCTGGCCATTATCGCCTACCGCCAGCCGGTAACCCGCACGGAAATGGAGTATATCCGGGGAGTCAAGGTCGATGGCGTTTTAAATACCCTCATTAGCCGGGGCCTGGTCCAGGAGGTTGGCCGCAAGGAGGCCCCGGGACGCCCCATCCTTTATGGTACCACGCCCAAATTCCTGGAGTTTTTCGGTTTAAAGGACTTAAAGGAATTGCCTCCCCTGGAGGATGTTGCCGCGAGTCAGGAAAATAGCCGTGAAGCAGGTGGTCGTGGTAGTATACCGGGTCATCCTGGGGAAGAATAA
- a CDS encoding segregation and condensation protein A, translating into MLGNVRLDVFQGPLDLLLTLIERQEIDVQAIPVAEVTAQYLEYLQEVEELDLEWASEFLVLGAELLALKARLLLQRPAAGEQEEEGEDPARALADRLQAYRCYKEAAQHLAELAATGALIFTRPRDQEAVERALAGINPLAGVTPLDLARAMARVLARKEQVQEPEEPRLIPRLAFTLAGQVRHILRSLYRAKTLSLDRLLSTRPTRMEVALTFLALLELARRGRVALAQEVNFGNIEVRLLPHPGAR; encoded by the coding sequence ATGCTAGGTAATGTAAGGCTGGATGTTTTTCAGGGCCCCCTGGATCTCCTCCTCACTCTCATTGAACGCCAGGAAATCGACGTTCAGGCTATCCCCGTCGCGGAAGTAACGGCCCAGTACCTGGAGTACCTGCAGGAAGTCGAGGAACTGGACCTGGAGTGGGCTAGCGAGTTTCTGGTCCTGGGGGCGGAACTCCTGGCTCTGAAGGCCAGGCTCCTATTGCAGCGCCCGGCGGCCGGGGAGCAGGAAGAAGAGGGGGAAGACCCGGCCCGGGCCCTGGCGGATCGATTGCAGGCTTACCGCTGTTATAAAGAGGCGGCCCAACACCTGGCCGAACTGGCCGCTACCGGTGCCCTTATTTTTACCAGGCCCCGGGACCAGGAGGCTGTAGAGCGGGCCCTGGCCGGCATCAACCCCCTGGCTGGCGTAACACCCCTGGATCTGGCGCGGGCTATGGCGCGCGTCCTGGCCCGTAAGGAGCAGGTTCAGGAACCAGAGGAACCCCGGCTCATACCCCGGCTGGCCTTTACCCTGGCGGGCCAGGTACGCCATATCTTGCGCAGCCTTTACCGGGCAAAAACCCTCAGCCTGGACAGACTCTTGAGTACCAGGCCCACCCGGATGGAGGTAGCCCTGACCTTCCTGGCCCTGCTGGAACTGGCCCGGCGGGGCCGGGTAGCCCTGGCCCAGGAGGTTAATTTCGGCAATATCGAGGTGCGGTTGTTACCGCATCCAGGAGCAAGGTGA
- a CDS encoding site-2 protease family protein, which yields MHLQSLSQLILGIPAILMALTFHEYAHGKAAYFLGDPTARNQGRLTLNPLAHLDPLGTLLLIVAGFGWAKPVQINPFYFQIDRRKGMMLVGLAGPLMNLVLAYLAAVLLHLFLRLDLGGIWIQTFLNLLVGYNVVLAVFNLIPVPPLDGSRVLAGILPPEGGAAVYRLESYGTLILLLLIATGIISRILGPLVNLVLNLIIAASGLAFI from the coding sequence ATGCACCTGCAGAGCTTGTCCCAGTTAATCCTGGGTATTCCAGCCATCCTGATGGCCCTGACCTTTCATGAGTATGCCCACGGGAAGGCAGCCTACTTTCTGGGAGATCCCACGGCCAGAAATCAGGGGCGGTTAACCTTAAATCCCCTGGCCCACCTGGATCCCCTGGGAACCCTGCTACTTATCGTAGCCGGATTTGGCTGGGCCAAGCCGGTACAGATAAATCCCTTTTACTTTCAAATAGACCGGCGTAAGGGCATGATGCTGGTGGGCCTGGCTGGACCCCTTATGAACCTGGTCCTGGCCTATCTGGCAGCCGTGCTCCTGCATCTTTTTCTGCGGCTGGATCTGGGTGGCATCTGGATCCAGACCTTTTTAAACCTGCTGGTGGGCTACAACGTTGTTCTGGCCGTCTTTAACCTGATTCCCGTACCGCCCCTGGATGGTTCCCGGGTCCTGGCCGGGATTCTCCCGCCCGAAGGAGGAGCTGCTGTTTATCGCCTGGAGAGTTACGGCACCTTGATCTTACTCCTCCTCATTGCTACGGGAATCATCAGCCGCATCCTGGGCCCCCTGGTCAACCTGGTCCTTAACCTAATTATTGCTGCCAGCGGCCTGGCCTTTATATGA
- a CDS encoding CCA tRNA nucleotidyltransferase → MIPYRKLFNQHQLAILARARKIAHLKGQRVYLVGGTTRDLLLGRPDVDLDLVVEGNGLLLARELARQLGGRLVYHERFLTATIYWAGERVDVVTARKEYYPEPGALPEVEAATLAEDLARRDFSINAMALPLTARDLWEIRDPFNGRADLAAGKIRVLHQASFRDDPTRILRGVRLGTRLHFQLASETRELAREALAAGYLELVSPRRFWQEFILLLKESRPVAAWEALLALGWRGLPGSGPPDVAAGYRAEKLLRQWQWLGQHPPDASLVYFLTATANLSLAALEEVLDHLNWGRRRRRVINAARVLQQGGCFGPEPGLPPGEMMTGSRPAPEALIFALAQAGWSQLPGWALPGGKGVGHAPAELVPVNPGYSSHPDGPDLS, encoded by the coding sequence ATGATTCCCTACCGGAAGCTTTTTAACCAGCACCAGCTAGCCATCCTGGCCCGGGCCAGGAAAATAGCCCACCTCAAGGGCCAGCGAGTTTACCTGGTAGGGGGTACGACCCGGGATCTCTTGCTGGGACGGCCGGATGTCGACCTGGATCTGGTGGTCGAGGGGAACGGCCTCCTCCTGGCCCGGGAACTGGCCCGGCAACTGGGAGGGCGCCTGGTCTACCACGAGCGCTTCCTGACGGCTACCATTTACTGGGCCGGGGAGCGGGTGGATGTGGTCACCGCCAGGAAGGAGTATTATCCCGAGCCGGGAGCGCTGCCGGAGGTCGAGGCCGCCACCCTGGCCGAGGATCTGGCCCGGCGCGATTTTAGCATTAACGCCATGGCCCTGCCATTAACGGCCCGGGACCTGTGGGAGATCCGGGATCCCTTTAACGGCCGGGCCGACCTGGCTGCCGGTAAAATAAGGGTCCTCCACCAGGCGAGTTTCCGCGACGATCCCACCCGTATCCTGCGGGGGGTACGCCTGGGAACCAGGTTACATTTCCAGCTGGCCAGTGAGACCAGGGAACTAGCCCGGGAAGCCCTGGCTGCCGGCTACCTGGAACTGGTATCACCCCGGCGTTTCTGGCAGGAGTTTATCCTGCTCCTCAAGGAATCGCGGCCGGTTGCTGCCTGGGAAGCCCTGCTGGCCCTGGGATGGCGGGGCCTGCCGGGGAGCGGTCCCCCGGATGTAGCTGCCGGTTACCGGGCGGAGAAACTCCTGCGCCAGTGGCAGTGGCTGGGCCAGCACCCCCCTGACGCCAGCCTGGTGTATTTTTTAACGGCCACGGCTAATTTGAGCCTGGCAGCCCTGGAGGAGGTTTTGGATCACCTGAACTGGGGCCGCAGGCGTCGTCGGGTAATTAACGCTGCCAGGGTTTTACAGCAAGGGGGCTGTTTTGGACCTGAACCGGGTTTGCCCCCGGGAGAAATGATGACCGGGTCGCGCCCGGCCCCGGAGGCGCTGATCTTTGCCCTGGCCCAGGCCGGGTGGAGCCAGTTGCCGGGCTGGGCCCTACCTGGTGGGAAAGGAGTCGGCCATGCACCTGCAGAGCTTGTCCCAGTTAATCCTGGGTATTCCAGCCATCCTGATGGCCCTGACCTTTCATGA
- the lysA gene encoding diaminopimelate decarboxylase codes for MHLQGTMAINEHGRLVIGGCEVVQLARDFGTPLYIFDEDCIRDNCRQFYRAFNAGSGQAEVIYAGKAFLTTAMCRIIASEGLGLDVVSGGELYTALAAGFPVERIYFHGNNKSYAELCQGLEAGIGRFMVDNFTELELLSRLAVERGQVAKVILRVTPGIEAHTHDYIRTGQVDSKFGFTLPGGQALAAARRAGELPGIEFMGLHCHIGSQIFELEPYNEAVAVMMELAAAVKEATGLVTAELDLGGGFGIYYTTGDEPRPIRAYAETILARVREEARRLNLPQPRVLVEPGRSIVGPAGSTAYTVGSIKEIPGVRKYVAVDGGMADNIRPALYGAKYEAILANKAGMPATEKVTVTGKCCESGDMLIWEAELPPVERGDILLMPCTGAYGYTMASNYNRLGRPAAVLVRDGVADLIIKREDYSDLIRNDVIPARLACPR; via the coding sequence ATGCACTTGCAGGGAACGATGGCGATAAATGAACACGGACGGCTGGTCATCGGCGGCTGTGAGGTTGTCCAGCTGGCCCGTGACTTTGGCACCCCCCTTTATATTTTTGATGAAGACTGTATCCGGGACAACTGCCGCCAGTTTTATCGGGCCTTTAACGCCGGCAGCGGCCAGGCCGAGGTTATCTATGCCGGCAAGGCTTTTCTTACTACGGCCATGTGCCGGATCATCGCCAGTGAAGGGCTGGGACTGGATGTTGTCTCCGGCGGCGAACTTTACACCGCCCTGGCGGCCGGTTTTCCCGTGGAACGGATTTATTTTCATGGTAACAACAAGAGCTATGCCGAGCTCTGCCAGGGCCTGGAGGCCGGAATAGGCAGGTTCATGGTCGATAACTTTACAGAGCTGGAACTGTTAAGCCGCCTTGCAGTGGAGCGTGGCCAGGTGGCCAAGGTAATCCTGAGGGTCACCCCGGGAATTGAGGCCCACACCCATGACTATATCCGCACCGGCCAGGTTGATTCCAAGTTCGGTTTTACCCTGCCGGGGGGCCAAGCACTAGCGGCTGCCAGGAGGGCCGGCGAGTTACCGGGGATCGAGTTCATGGGTTTGCACTGCCATATTGGCTCCCAGATTTTCGAACTGGAGCCCTACAATGAAGCCGTAGCCGTGATGATGGAGCTGGCTGCTGCGGTCAAGGAGGCGACAGGGCTGGTAACCGCCGAGTTGGATCTCGGGGGCGGCTTTGGCATATACTATACTACCGGTGACGAACCCCGGCCGATAAGGGCTTATGCGGAAACCATCCTGGCCCGGGTCCGGGAGGAAGCCCGGCGCTTGAACCTGCCCCAACCGCGAGTCTTGGTCGAACCGGGTCGGTCCATTGTCGGGCCGGCGGGCAGCACTGCCTACACCGTCGGGAGCATCAAAGAGATCCCCGGCGTCCGCAAGTATGTGGCTGTTGACGGCGGGATGGCCGATAACATTCGCCCGGCCCTTTACGGTGCGAAGTATGAGGCCATCCTGGCCAATAAGGCCGGTATGCCGGCTACAGAGAAGGTAACCGTCACCGGGAAGTGCTGCGAATCAGGGGATATGCTGATCTGGGAAGCGGAATTGCCCCCGGTAGAGAGGGGCGACATCCTCCTGATGCCCTGTACCGGGGCCTATGGTTATACCATGGCCAGCAATTATAACCGCCTGGGCCGGCCGGCAGCCGTCCTGGTGCGGGATGGCGTCGCCGACTTGATTATAAAGCGGGAGGATTACAGCGACCTGATCCGTAACGACGTGATCCCGGCCCGCCTGGCCTGCCCTCGCTAG
- a CDS encoding glycosyltransferase family 4 protein, whose translation MRVAMLHWAFPPIIGGVESHLVLLCPYLVRQGHQVSLLTATAPGTPVEESWQGVVIKRSPLLDLNSLTPAVIEARAGEIKELLENFLLAVRPDVVHAHNFHYFSYVHAASLQEICRRHGWPLVLTAHNVWDDELWTRMNSLARGWDLVIAVSHYIRQELVVNGYPPERVTVVYHGTDTNTFRPPSPEDRQALYTSYPEWRGRRIIFHPARMSRAKGCDVSIRALDLIRREIPDVLLVLAGTTNTVDWGQKQPAEVASLQDLIASLGLEENVFIRFFPWQEMPAVYQGAEVCLYPSAFQEPFGLVMLEAMATARPIIVSRAGGMPEIIRPGYNGFLVSMGDHEELARYTTFLLRNPEVARTMGQDGRRLVEENFTTAVMARNTLEAYNQLLALPRAS comes from the coding sequence ATGCGTGTTGCCATGTTACATTGGGCTTTCCCGCCGATCATCGGGGGAGTGGAATCCCACCTAGTCCTCCTGTGCCCTTACCTCGTCCGGCAGGGGCACCAGGTAAGCCTCCTAACGGCCACAGCCCCCGGTACCCCGGTGGAGGAAAGCTGGCAGGGAGTTGTAATTAAGCGCTCGCCCTTGCTGGATCTAAATTCCCTTACTCCAGCAGTTATTGAGGCCAGGGCCGGGGAGATCAAGGAACTCTTGGAAAACTTTTTACTGGCAGTGCGGCCGGATGTGGTCCACGCCCATAACTTTCACTATTTCAGCTATGTACACGCGGCCAGTCTCCAGGAAATTTGCCGCCGTCACGGCTGGCCCCTGGTCCTCACGGCCCATAATGTGTGGGATGACGAACTGTGGACCAGGATGAATAGCCTGGCCAGGGGCTGGGACCTGGTTATTGCCGTCAGCCACTACATACGCCAGGAATTGGTGGTTAATGGCTATCCGCCGGAGCGGGTGACAGTTGTCTACCATGGCACAGATACTAATACCTTCCGGCCGCCCTCCCCGGAGGACAGGCAGGCCCTTTATACCTCCTATCCGGAATGGCGGGGACGGCGGATTATCTTCCACCCGGCCAGGATGAGCCGGGCCAAGGGCTGTGACGTCAGCATTCGCGCCCTGGATCTCATCCGCCGGGAAATCCCCGACGTTCTCCTGGTACTGGCCGGTACCACCAACACCGTTGACTGGGGCCAAAAACAGCCGGCGGAAGTAGCCTCTCTCCAGGATCTTATCGCCAGCTTGGGCCTGGAGGAAAATGTCTTCATCCGTTTCTTCCCGTGGCAGGAGATGCCTGCTGTTTACCAGGGGGCCGAGGTCTGCCTCTACCCATCGGCCTTCCAGGAGCCGTTTGGTTTGGTCATGCTGGAAGCCATGGCCACGGCCAGGCCTATCATCGTCAGCCGCGCCGGCGGCATGCCGGAGATCATTCGTCCCGGATATAACGGCTTTTTGGTCTCTATGGGGGATCACGAGGAACTCGCCCGCTATACCACTTTCCTTCTCCGTAATCCGGAGGTGGCCAGGACCATGGGCCAGGACGGCCGCAGGCTGGTAGAAGAAAACTTTACTACCGCCGTGATGGCCCGAAATACCCTGGAGGCATATAACCAGTTGTTGGCCCTGCCCCGGGCCAGTTAG